The Streptomyces sp. GSL17-111 region TCCACGACCCTCGTCGCTGCCGGGCAGTCGACCGCGGTCTCACTCAGCGCCTGCGGTCAGCCTGACCCATGTGCCGTCCGAAGACCGCCCGGCGGCCGACCGGGCGGCATCATCCGCGGCGCGGTCTCCGTCACCGCCCGCCCCGCCGAGGTCGAGGACCGCAAGGTTCCGGCCACGGGGAGGGCGACCTCATGACGGGCGCCCGGCCCTCCGCCGTCGCAACCAGTCGCGCTGCCGGACGGCATCGACTGCGGTGGACGCTCACCCGGGATCGCGGCCGGGAGATCGCCGAGCACCAGGCCATCGCCACCGAGACCAGGATGCCGACCTACCTCTGCAAGCCGCGGAGCCGGTGGCAGCACGGCACCGACGAGAACACCGACCGGCTGCTTGGGCAGTACCGCCCCACGGGCGCCGACCTCCGTACGTTCAGCCAGACCGAGCTGGCCACCATCGCTCACGAACTCAACCGCCGTCCGCGCAAGACCCACGTCCACCGCACTGGCAGAGGTCTACGCCGACCTTGCGAACAGCACTGATGTGCTGACCGCTTGAGCTCGCCCTCGTGTGCCGACACCGCAACAGGTGGCAGCGGGCGTTGACATCACTGGTGCGTCAATCATGACGATCTTGGTGTTGGTCCTCGGGTGCCG contains the following coding sequences:
- a CDS encoding IS30 family transposase, which gives rise to MTGARPSAVATSRAAGRHRLRWTLTRDRGREIAEHQAIATETRMPTYLCKPRSRWQHGTDENTDRLLGQYRPTGADLRTFSQTELATIAHELNRRPRKTHVHRTGRGLRRPCEQH